In Sphingobacterium sp. lm-10, one DNA window encodes the following:
- a CDS encoding TonB-dependent receptor — MHYSIVPFGLFALTCCFANPLFAQTERDTTLQQIAPVSIRSYFSSQPFLAHTSSAKVITRDLLTAQMPGTILPAINTTPGVRMEERSPGSYRLALRGSMLRSPFGVRNTKIYLDEIPLTDAGGNSYLNSLDPVGLQQITIIKGPDGSLFGPNSGGVVRITPYGLDTFDPTTQVLLSGGSFGTFNQQLSHRQQVGDNYQFSFDQAFMRSDGYRDHTGAKRMYLQTAHQWQYNPKARLKLLAIYSDLSYNTPGGLTQAQFEENPRQARPATSTMPGAEDQQATIYNKTLISGLVHEYKFNDRWMHSASVFGSFTDFKNPFITNYEHRDEKNAGFRTYFSYTPQQNEWVSWQMQLGMEAQAGWYEIENFDNLGGVKGDPQSFDNLRNGQHFYFYRAAATFREKLTAEASIGLNYNDIRFTQLYPEIANNRGDINFGATWMPRLALSYLLTPQLALRTSLSKGYSPPTIAEVRSSDNRINVDLQPEGGYNYEIGVRGETKNRRWLLDLSAYRYNLEEGIVRQLRENGADFFVNAGSINQRGLELLLMGQIITPRPTGFIRGLNVSAALTYQDYKFRAYTVLEGGQNVDHSGNKVTSIPTWMSVNTLHVQLPYRTGIYLMHNHTSSIPLNDANTAFADGYNLLQAKAHWQIPIRADWQIQVFVGGDNLLNQVYSLGNDINAFGGRYFNPAPTRNYYGGLSASF, encoded by the coding sequence ATGCATTATTCGATAGTACCCTTTGGGCTTTTTGCTTTAACTTGTTGCTTTGCAAATCCGTTGTTTGCTCAAACGGAGCGAGATACTACGTTACAGCAGATTGCTCCGGTTAGCATACGTTCCTATTTTAGTAGTCAACCTTTCTTAGCACATACGTCTTCCGCCAAAGTGATCACACGGGATCTGCTTACTGCGCAAATGCCCGGCACGATCTTACCGGCCATCAACACCACACCGGGGGTACGCATGGAAGAACGCTCGCCAGGTAGCTATCGTTTGGCGCTTCGCGGAAGTATGCTTCGCTCACCATTTGGTGTACGAAATACGAAGATTTATTTGGACGAAATTCCGTTGACAGATGCCGGAGGCAATAGTTATCTGAATAGTTTAGATCCCGTCGGATTACAACAAATTACCATTATTAAAGGTCCTGATGGCTCGCTATTCGGCCCTAACTCCGGAGGCGTTGTTCGGATAACACCCTATGGATTAGATACTTTTGATCCCACAACGCAAGTATTACTTTCTGGCGGATCTTTCGGCACCTTCAACCAACAGTTGAGTCATCGTCAGCAAGTGGGCGATAATTATCAATTCTCATTCGACCAAGCCTTCATGCGATCCGACGGATACCGAGATCACACCGGTGCAAAGCGCATGTATTTACAAACAGCACATCAATGGCAATACAACCCTAAAGCGAGGCTGAAGCTATTGGCGATTTATTCTGATCTATCCTACAATACGCCGGGTGGACTCACACAAGCGCAATTCGAGGAGAATCCACGGCAGGCAAGACCTGCTACCTCCACTATGCCGGGGGCTGAAGACCAACAGGCTACCATCTACAACAAAACGTTGATATCTGGACTTGTGCATGAATACAAGTTCAATGATCGATGGATGCACAGCGCCAGCGTATTTGGTAGCTTCACCGATTTCAAAAATCCCTTCATCACGAACTATGAACATCGGGATGAGAAAAATGCAGGATTTCGTACTTATTTTTCTTACACACCACAGCAGAATGAATGGGTCAGTTGGCAAATGCAGTTAGGTATGGAAGCACAAGCTGGCTGGTATGAAATCGAGAACTTTGATAATCTCGGTGGTGTAAAAGGTGATCCCCAAAGCTTCGACAACCTGAGAAATGGCCAGCATTTCTATTTTTATCGGGCTGCAGCTACTTTCCGGGAGAAATTGACTGCTGAAGCGTCTATCGGATTGAATTACAATGACATTCGTTTTACGCAATTGTACCCAGAAATTGCCAATAACCGTGGCGACATCAATTTTGGTGCAACCTGGATGCCGAGGTTGGCACTCTCCTACTTATTGACCCCTCAACTCGCCTTACGTACGTCTTTATCAAAAGGTTATTCTCCGCCAACTATAGCAGAGGTACGTTCGTCAGATAATAGGATCAATGTGGATCTACAGCCAGAAGGAGGTTATAATTACGAAATCGGCGTTCGTGGAGAAACAAAGAACAGACGATGGCTATTGGATCTCAGCGCTTACCGATACAACTTAGAAGAGGGAATTGTGCGTCAATTGCGGGAGAATGGTGCAGATTTTTTTGTCAATGCAGGCAGCATCAATCAGCGTGGCCTGGAGCTCTTATTGATGGGGCAAATCATCACACCCCGCCCGACAGGCTTTATCCGAGGGCTAAATGTATCTGCTGCGCTCACATATCAGGATTATAAATTCCGAGCTTATACCGTGCTAGAAGGTGGGCAGAATGTAGATCATAGTGGCAATAAGGTTACCTCCATCCCAACTTGGATGTCGGTCAATACACTTCATGTACAATTACCTTACCGCACGGGAATCTATTTGATGCATAACCACACCTCTTCTATCCCGTTAAATGATGCGAATACCGCATTTGCAGATGGATACAATTTGTTACAAGCTAAAGCACATTGGCAAATTCCTATCCGTGCGGATTGGCAAATACAGGTATTTGTTGGTGGAGATAACCTGCTGAATCAGGTTTACAGCCTGGGTAATGATATTAATGCCTTCGGCGGAAGATATTTCAATCCAGCACCAACAAGAAACTACTATGGAGGCCTTAGTGCAAGCTTCTAA
- a CDS encoding SAM-dependent methyltransferase, with protein sequence MKFIDKSDVLQLLKKYIGSTELVKATLGSYKGEEADLKNIYLKPVRIKNTYQLSFTYRYARRDTVKNYDLLLAEEMVISFCEAEDFHSVSLFLQQENIFFQLHPKKGWSYRQEPVANCCVPNLEHNKQKERKITDTKSPYLHELRLTDADGKVYKNAQDKWKQINHYIEILSSTLAELPQKDGLRIVDMGAGKGYLTFALHDYLSQQSNKMVETVGVEFRKDLVDLCNAIASKAALSGLRFVEGTIEAYQPAVPMDVLIALHACDTATDDAIFKGIQHQADLIVVAPCCHKQVRRELEHHKAKNELNFMTRHGIFMERHAEMLTDSIRALLLEYYGYQTKVVEFVSDAHTPKNVLIIGLRKKINPERQKEIQTKLNSMKMYFGLESHYLERLLKEAALLDD encoded by the coding sequence ATGAAATTCATAGACAAGTCGGACGTTTTACAACTGTTGAAAAAATATATCGGATCAACGGAATTAGTCAAAGCTACTCTGGGAAGCTATAAAGGAGAAGAGGCAGATCTGAAAAATATTTATCTGAAACCGGTACGCATAAAAAACACCTATCAGTTATCTTTCACCTACCGGTATGCCCGAAGAGACACCGTTAAAAACTATGATTTACTTCTGGCTGAAGAGATGGTAATTTCTTTCTGTGAAGCCGAAGACTTTCATTCTGTTAGCTTATTTCTACAGCAAGAAAATATCTTCTTCCAGCTACATCCTAAGAAAGGCTGGAGTTATCGTCAAGAACCAGTGGCAAACTGCTGTGTGCCCAATCTGGAACATAACAAACAAAAAGAGCGTAAGATTACGGACACCAAAAGCCCGTACTTACATGAATTACGACTGACAGATGCCGATGGTAAGGTATACAAGAATGCGCAGGATAAATGGAAACAGATTAATCATTATATCGAAATCTTAAGCAGCACTTTGGCCGAATTGCCCCAGAAGGATGGGTTACGTATTGTCGATATGGGAGCGGGAAAAGGTTACCTGACCTTTGCTTTGCATGATTACCTGAGCCAGCAGTCCAATAAAATGGTAGAAACAGTAGGTGTGGAGTTTAGAAAGGATTTAGTAGATCTTTGTAATGCTATCGCGTCGAAGGCAGCATTATCCGGTTTGCGATTTGTAGAAGGTACGATCGAAGCTTATCAACCCGCTGTACCGATGGATGTGCTGATTGCACTACATGCCTGTGATACAGCCACTGATGATGCCATTTTTAAAGGTATTCAGCATCAGGCCGATTTGATCGTCGTAGCACCTTGTTGCCACAAACAGGTACGTCGTGAATTGGAGCATCATAAAGCTAAAAATGAGCTCAACTTTATGACGCGGCATGGTATCTTTATGGAGCGACATGCAGAAATGCTAACGGATAGCATCCGGGCACTTTTATTAGAGTACTACGGCTACCAAACGAAGGTGGTTGAATTTGTATCGGATGCACACACGCCAAAAAATGTGCTTATCATTGGACTGCGCAAAAAGATTAATCCAGAAAGACAGAAAGAAATCCAGACCAAATTAAATAGCATGAAAATGTACTTTGGTCTCGAATCTCACTACCTAGAACGTTTACTTAAAGAAGCGGCCCTTTTGGATGATTAG
- a CDS encoding Cof-type HAD-IIB family hydrolase: protein MQFPTIKAVFFDVDGTLISFNTHTVPQSTLDAIQQLKEKGIKVILSTGRSINNLDHIQHLGFNGYSTFNGGYCVSEDGAILHRATMDPTDIERLIAYSKETPISFSLMSEKEVTIHHITPEIDGMYEKVNLPTPPLVNFETLDTGSILQVNVFIHPELEDEFMANVMPNSVATRWIATFADVNPSGQSKKIGIEKFCQYFGFDVSETMAFGDGGNDIEMLKYAGLGVAMGNANTAVKESADYVTDHVDEDGIWNALAHFRVI, encoded by the coding sequence ATGCAGTTTCCTACTATAAAAGCAGTTTTTTTTGATGTAGACGGTACCTTGATCAGTTTTAATACACATACGGTTCCGCAGTCTACGCTAGATGCTATCCAGCAACTAAAAGAAAAAGGGATCAAAGTGATTCTCTCTACAGGCAGATCGATCAATAACCTGGATCATATTCAACACTTGGGATTTAATGGATACAGCACCTTTAATGGTGGATATTGTGTATCCGAAGATGGTGCTATTTTGCACCGTGCTACGATGGATCCTACCGATATCGAACGGCTTATTGCCTACAGCAAAGAAACGCCGATCAGCTTCTCTCTTATGTCTGAAAAGGAGGTAACTATACATCATATTACTCCTGAAATCGATGGAATGTACGAGAAAGTCAATCTACCAACCCCACCGCTAGTAAATTTTGAGACATTGGATACCGGCAGTATTCTACAGGTAAACGTTTTCATACATCCGGAGCTGGAGGATGAATTCATGGCTAATGTTATGCCTAATTCTGTAGCGACACGCTGGATAGCCACTTTTGCAGATGTAAACCCGAGTGGGCAGAGCAAAAAGATAGGGATTGAAAAATTCTGCCAGTATTTTGGATTTGATGTGTCCGAAACCATGGCTTTCGGAGATGGTGGGAATGATATTGAAATGTTGAAATATGCCGGTCTAGGTGTAGCTATGGGAAATGCCAACACTGCTGTGAAGGAAAGCGCCGATTACGTCACTGATCACGTGGATGAGGATGGCATATGGAATGCATTAGCGCACTTTCGGGTAATCTAA
- a CDS encoding glucose-1-phosphate adenylyltransferase, translated as MMHKVVSIVLGGGRGTRLYPLTDQRSKPAVPIAGKYRLVDIPISNCLSSGYNKIFVLTQYNSASLNKHIKNTFNFSVFSTGFVDILAAEQTNEGDRWFEGTADAVRRTQKNLIGVDYDYILVLSGDQLYQMDYSKLIDFHVESEAEITLATIPVTANDATGFGILKANEKNEIESFIEKPTSDLLVDWNSDVPEHLEKEGRKYLASMGIYVFSKGVLKQLLEENPGMDFGKHIIPDAIGVNRVMSYQFEDYWTDIGTISSFFEANIGLTDDIPKFNLFDNPVFTRARMLPPSKFGGTTVDNSIVADGCIVHADKISRSVIGIRSRIGIGTVIRSTYMMGADYYEKLDDLIELYHTQEPPPIGVGERCYIENAILDKNCRIGNDVRIKGGGKLADGDFDKYSIVDGIVIIKKGVIIENGFTIG; from the coding sequence ATGATGCATAAAGTAGTTTCCATCGTGTTAGGTGGAGGTCGTGGTACGCGCCTCTATCCATTGACAGATCAACGTTCTAAACCAGCGGTTCCGATAGCTGGAAAATATCGCCTGGTCGATATCCCTATTTCCAATTGCTTAAGTTCGGGCTACAACAAAATTTTTGTATTAACGCAATACAATTCAGCATCCCTCAACAAGCATATTAAGAATACCTTCAATTTCAGCGTATTTAGTACCGGTTTTGTAGATATCCTTGCTGCGGAACAAACAAATGAAGGAGATCGTTGGTTTGAAGGAACAGCTGATGCCGTACGACGTACTCAAAAAAATCTGATTGGTGTTGATTATGATTATATTCTGGTGCTATCAGGAGATCAATTATACCAAATGGACTATTCCAAATTGATCGACTTCCACGTAGAATCGGAAGCCGAAATCACCTTGGCTACTATTCCAGTGACAGCCAACGACGCGACTGGTTTTGGCATCTTGAAAGCTAATGAGAAAAATGAAATTGAATCTTTCATTGAAAAGCCAACTAGCGATCTTTTAGTCGACTGGAATTCTGACGTTCCAGAACACCTGGAGAAAGAAGGTCGTAAATACCTGGCTTCTATGGGTATATATGTTTTCTCGAAAGGAGTTTTGAAGCAGTTGTTGGAGGAAAACCCGGGGATGGATTTCGGCAAGCACATCATTCCGGATGCCATCGGTGTAAATCGTGTCATGAGCTACCAGTTCGAAGATTATTGGACAGATATTGGAACGATCAGCTCATTCTTCGAGGCGAATATTGGTTTGACCGACGATATCCCGAAATTCAACCTGTTTGACAATCCTGTATTCACGCGAGCACGTATGCTTCCCCCTTCTAAGTTTGGCGGAACGACGGTAGATAATAGCATTGTAGCTGATGGCTGTATTGTGCATGCAGACAAGATCAGCCGCTCCGTAATCGGTATTCGTTCTCGAATCGGGATTGGTACGGTGATCCGAAGTACTTATATGATGGGAGCAGATTATTACGAGAAATTAGATGATCTGATTGAACTTTATCATACACAGGAGCCGCCTCCAATAGGCGTCGGTGAACGTTGTTATATAGAAAATGCGATCCTCGATAAAAACTGTCGGATTGGCAACGATGTACGCATAAAAGGTGGCGGTAAGCTAGCCGATGGTGATTTTGATAAATATTCCATTGTAGATGGAATCGTCATCATCAAAAAAGGCGTTATTATTGAAAATGGATTTACCATCGGATAG
- a CDS encoding glycogen/starch synthase: protein MKVIHLSVECFPVAKVGGLADVVGALPKYQCSMGIDASVVMPWFDRPFLQNHETISVGSGSIEQGGERFDYEVLKEQGDSLGFPLYFIHIPGKLDRPEVYCYPDEAEQWIAFQHAFLDYLHNQEVLPDVVHCHDHHVGLVPFLLQYSTAYSERLSIIKTVFTVHNGQYQGWMTWDKGALLPAFDSWKWGLLDWDGLINPLAAAIKCCTAYTTVSEGYLLELYAEANGLQNLFKMESGKAEGIVNGIDEAFWNPETDPSIEKNYTVSTVRSGKNTNKKSLGKAYGMDFSKPLIAFVGRFASEKGADLLPEIIDEIFANTNEEFCVFILGSGDEEISQQLEARKARYEGRLATFFGYNEELAHRVYASADLLLMPSRVEPCGLNQLYAMKYGTIPIVRGIGGLRDTVLDVENEGGYGFVFEEPDAVDAAAAVIRALHMITDKKRVDQIRKRMMKLDYSWEQSAIKYEKLYNRLVEQIL, encoded by the coding sequence ATGAAAGTTATCCATTTAAGTGTAGAGTGCTTTCCTGTGGCAAAAGTAGGAGGGCTGGCCGATGTGGTTGGGGCTCTTCCAAAATATCAGTGCAGCATGGGGATCGATGCATCTGTGGTGATGCCTTGGTTTGACCGACCTTTCCTCCAAAATCATGAAACCATTTCTGTTGGTAGCGGCTCGATAGAGCAAGGAGGAGAGCGGTTTGATTATGAGGTGCTCAAAGAACAGGGTGATAGCTTGGGTTTTCCTTTGTATTTTATTCATATTCCTGGGAAGCTAGATAGACCAGAAGTATATTGCTATCCTGATGAGGCAGAGCAATGGATTGCTTTCCAGCACGCATTTTTAGATTATCTGCATAATCAGGAGGTTCTACCAGACGTTGTCCACTGTCATGATCATCATGTTGGGCTCGTACCATTTTTACTGCAATATAGTACAGCATATAGTGAGCGGCTTTCTATTATTAAGACCGTTTTCACCGTTCACAACGGGCAGTATCAAGGTTGGATGACCTGGGATAAAGGTGCTTTGCTCCCTGCTTTTGACTCCTGGAAATGGGGTTTGTTGGATTGGGATGGACTGATTAATCCACTTGCAGCAGCCATCAAATGCTGCACAGCATACACTACCGTTTCTGAGGGCTACTTACTGGAGTTATATGCGGAAGCTAATGGTTTACAAAATCTCTTTAAAATGGAGTCTGGCAAAGCAGAGGGTATTGTCAACGGTATTGATGAAGCTTTTTGGAATCCAGAAACCGATCCAAGTATAGAAAAAAACTATACGGTAAGTACCGTACGTTCTGGTAAGAACACCAATAAAAAATCGTTGGGAAAAGCGTACGGAATGGATTTCTCCAAACCCTTAATCGCATTTGTAGGACGTTTTGCAAGTGAAAAAGGGGCAGATCTGCTACCGGAAATTATTGATGAAATATTTGCAAACACGAATGAGGAATTTTGTGTTTTTATATTAGGATCTGGTGATGAAGAAATTAGTCAACAACTGGAAGCTCGCAAAGCGCGTTATGAAGGACGTTTGGCTACCTTCTTCGGTTATAATGAGGAGTTAGCTCATCGGGTGTATGCGTCGGCAGATCTACTGCTCATGCCATCCCGAGTAGAGCCTTGCGGATTGAACCAGCTTTATGCCATGAAATATGGTACGATACCTATTGTACGTGGTATCGGAGGCTTGCGCGATACCGTGTTGGATGTAGAAAATGAAGGCGGGTATGGCTTCGTATTTGAAGAACCTGATGCTGTTGACGCTGCCGCCGCTGTTATCCGTGCACTGCATATGATTACCGATAAAAAAAGGGTGGATCAGATTCGCAAAAGAATGATGAAATTAGATTACTCCTGGGAGCAGTCAGCTATTAAATATGAAAAATTATACAACCGTTTAGTTGAACAAATATTATGA
- the glgB gene encoding 1,4-alpha-glucan branching protein GlgB, whose protein sequence is MGEPVVAYTMFTDYDITLFRSGKHYKLYEKLGSRTAEVNGVTGVYFAVWAPNANYLSVIGNFNGWNSSSHALFVRWDESGIWEGFIPGLENGTTYKYHIGTASGEVLEKADPFAIRTELPPRTASIVDTTWYTWKDAEWMGQRYERNALDRPNSVYEMHVGSWMRDANDPDRFLNYREIADRLVPYIQEMGFTHVEFMPIMEHPFYPSWGYQITSYFAASSRYGTPQDLMYLIEELHQANIGVILDWVPSHFPGDAHGLYRFDGTHLFEHADPRKGYHPDWKSYIFNYGRNEIKSFLISNALFWLDRYHVDGLRVDAVASMLYLDYSRNHGEWETNEHGGNENLEAVAFLKEFNAAVYTHFPDVQTIAEESTSWPGVSRPIYQGGLGFGMKWMMGWMHDTLNYFKEDPINRKYVHDKLTFATVYGFHENFMLPFSHDEVVYGKKSMLYKMPGDDWQRIANLRALYLYMFTFMGTKLLFMGGEFGQTSEWNVDQSLDWHLLDYTPHQGIKKLVASLNKLYRSEPALYEKAFSPEGFEWIEMGDREQSVFVYCRRGHDRENDLLVVLNLTPVVREQFRVGVPCEGIWQPIFNSDDSAYYGSGITAKEAVSEKIHWMHRDDSIAIDLPPLAGIVYKQAAVKKIKKKSIKK, encoded by the coding sequence ATGGGAGAGCCTGTGGTGGCCTATACAATGTTCACCGACTATGATATTACATTGTTCCGATCCGGAAAACACTATAAACTATACGAAAAATTGGGTTCACGCACAGCGGAAGTGAATGGCGTAACCGGTGTATATTTTGCTGTGTGGGCTCCCAATGCAAATTATTTGTCTGTTATTGGAAATTTTAACGGCTGGAATTCATCGTCCCATGCTTTGTTTGTACGGTGGGACGAAAGTGGAATTTGGGAAGGCTTTATTCCTGGATTGGAAAATGGTACGACTTATAAATACCATATCGGTACAGCATCTGGCGAAGTGCTGGAAAAAGCAGATCCCTTTGCAATCCGTACAGAGCTCCCACCACGTACAGCATCTATTGTAGATACCACTTGGTATACTTGGAAAGATGCAGAGTGGATGGGACAACGATATGAAAGAAATGCCTTAGATCGCCCCAATTCAGTATATGAAATGCATGTAGGCTCGTGGATGCGCGATGCCAATGATCCGGATCGATTTCTAAATTATCGGGAAATTGCGGATCGTCTTGTGCCCTACATTCAGGAAATGGGCTTTACACACGTGGAGTTCATGCCCATTATGGAGCATCCGTTTTACCCCTCATGGGGTTACCAGATTACCAGCTACTTTGCCGCCTCCTCGCGGTACGGCACTCCGCAGGATTTGATGTACCTCATAGAAGAATTACATCAGGCGAATATCGGCGTGATTTTGGATTGGGTACCATCGCATTTTCCCGGAGATGCACATGGTTTGTACCGATTTGATGGTACACATCTTTTTGAGCATGCTGATCCTCGAAAAGGATATCATCCCGACTGGAAATCTTATATCTTCAACTACGGTAGAAATGAAATCAAGTCATTCCTGATTAGTAATGCTTTATTTTGGCTAGATCGATACCATGTGGACGGCCTGCGGGTAGACGCAGTAGCTTCCATGCTCTATCTGGACTATTCACGCAATCACGGAGAATGGGAAACTAATGAACACGGTGGAAATGAAAATCTAGAAGCAGTGGCCTTTCTGAAGGAGTTCAATGCTGCTGTATACACCCACTTTCCAGATGTGCAGACCATTGCAGAAGAATCCACTTCTTGGCCTGGTGTCAGCCGCCCGATTTATCAAGGTGGCTTGGGCTTCGGAATGAAGTGGATGATGGGATGGATGCACGACACCCTTAATTACTTCAAAGAAGATCCGATCAACCGAAAATATGTGCACGATAAACTGACGTTCGCTACCGTATATGGTTTTCATGAAAACTTTATGCTTCCTTTTTCGCACGATGAAGTGGTGTACGGCAAGAAATCTATGTTGTACAAAATGCCAGGTGATGATTGGCAGCGCATAGCCAATTTACGTGCCCTCTACTTGTATATGTTCACCTTTATGGGGACAAAATTACTGTTCATGGGGGGAGAATTTGGACAAACATCCGAATGGAACGTGGATCAGTCATTAGATTGGCATTTATTGGATTATACACCTCATCAAGGCATTAAAAAGCTGGTAGCTTCACTAAATAAACTTTACCGAAGTGAACCAGCTCTGTATGAAAAAGCATTTAGTCCAGAAGGTTTTGAGTGGATAGAAATGGGCGATCGGGAACAAAGTGTATTCGTCTATTGCCGTAGAGGTCACGATCGGGAGAATGATCTGTTGGTTGTCTTAAACTTAACCCCCGTGGTGAGAGAGCAATTCCGTGTTGGAGTACCTTGCGAAGGCATATGGCAACCTATTTTCAATTCAGATGACTCCGCATATTATGGTAGTGGCATCACAGCGAAAGAAGCTGTCTCCGAGAAAATTCATTGGATGCACCGAGACGATTCCATTGCCATCGATTTACCGCCATTGGCAGGTATCGTCTATAAGCAAGCAGCGGTTAAGAAGATTAAAAAGAAAAGTATAAAGAAGTAA